From the genome of Arthrobacter alpinus, one region includes:
- a CDS encoding glycosyltransferase 87 family protein — protein MSTDTFFAALARFRDRILPAPAQAWLRTPRGLWSVFAVVHLFFVIFAAVLSLRGEAFSDTFIYRAWAEAGFDPTQVTGPSPWVYPILAQIPMAVAYMFGSGAFLFIWVLMITILNGLAVAKLTSWGRNTQAIPAALWWIGFTALLGWLGFARVDGLTAPMVLIALSIGVAQPFLTSVILSVATWVKVWPAAVVLALLTVVKQRVQVILAGMLVTAFVVALALSLNALPKLLTFLLEQGDRGMQLEATFTTPWLWMSVLNIGGARMFMNHDINSMQVDGPGTEVMSVLMQPLLVLAALVVAALIFWALHTGKRKGGADRTELLLLGSLALATAFVVFNKVGSPQFMVWLSPAVAVGMAYNMKAWRVPAAMLIGIGALTFLVYPLFYDALSHNNPVMAAVLTLRNLMLVLLFIWSVRALFLAGRKTGSVPGVGPGTSAQSTHDGASPSAPAGTATGKES, from the coding sequence ATCTCCACGGACACATTCTTTGCCGCGCTCGCCCGTTTCCGTGACCGGATCCTGCCGGCACCAGCCCAGGCCTGGTTGCGGACCCCGCGAGGACTATGGAGCGTCTTCGCCGTAGTCCACCTCTTCTTCGTCATCTTTGCAGCGGTTTTGTCGCTGCGCGGCGAGGCCTTTAGCGATACCTTTATCTACCGGGCATGGGCCGAGGCCGGCTTTGACCCCACCCAGGTCACGGGTCCCAGCCCCTGGGTGTACCCCATCCTGGCGCAGATTCCCATGGCAGTGGCGTACATGTTCGGAAGCGGTGCGTTCCTGTTCATCTGGGTTTTGATGATCACCATCCTGAACGGCCTGGCCGTGGCAAAGCTGACCAGCTGGGGCAGGAACACCCAGGCCATCCCGGCCGCACTGTGGTGGATTGGATTCACGGCACTTCTGGGCTGGCTGGGGTTTGCCCGGGTGGACGGTCTCACGGCCCCCATGGTGCTCATCGCACTCTCGATTGGCGTGGCACAGCCGTTCCTCACATCGGTGATTCTCAGTGTGGCGACCTGGGTCAAGGTCTGGCCCGCCGCCGTCGTGCTGGCGCTTTTGACGGTGGTGAAGCAACGGGTGCAGGTGATCCTGGCCGGCATGCTGGTCACGGCGTTTGTGGTGGCACTGGCCCTGAGCCTGAACGCGCTGCCCAAGTTGCTGACCTTCCTGCTGGAACAAGGCGATCGCGGCATGCAACTCGAGGCCACGTTCACCACCCCGTGGCTGTGGATGAGCGTGCTGAACATTGGCGGCGCACGAATGTTCATGAACCACGACATCAATTCCATGCAGGTCGACGGCCCCGGCACCGAAGTCATGAGCGTGCTGATGCAGCCGCTGCTCGTCCTTGCCGCGTTGGTGGTTGCCGCACTCATTTTCTGGGCACTGCACACCGGCAAGCGCAAGGGCGGCGCCGACCGTACCGAGCTGTTGCTACTGGGTTCCCTAGCCCTGGCCACCGCCTTTGTGGTGTTCAACAAGGTGGGTTCACCCCAGTTCATGGTGTGGCTCTCGCCCGCCGTCGCCGTGGGTATGGCATACAACATGAAGGCCTGGCGCGTCCCGGCGGCAATGCTGATTGGCATCGGGGCCCTCACTTTCCTGGTGTACCCGCTGTTCTACGACGCCCTCTCCCACAACAACCCCGTCATGGCCGCCGTTCTGACGCTGCGCAACCTGATGCTGGTGCTGCTGTTCATCTGGTCGGTGCGAGCCTTGTTCCTGGCCGGCCGCAAAACAGGCTCCGTTCCCGGGGTTGGGCCAGGAACGTCCGCTCAGTCCACGCACGACGGCGCATCCCCCTCCGCGCCCGCCGGCACGGCCACGGGCAAGGAGTCCTAA
- the orn gene encoding oligoribonuclease produces MTGLDAVNDALIEVAVLVTDSELNILGDGVDVVIKPTDEALAQMGDFVRAMHTSSKLIDELAGGITMAEAQGQVLEYIKKYVPQPNKAPLAGNSIGTDKVFLSRDMPELVEHLHYRVIDVSTIKELSRRWFARAYFQSPPKTGGHRALGDIRDSINELKYYREAVFVPAPGPDSATAKKIAAKLSH; encoded by the coding sequence ATGACAGGCTTGGACGCCGTCAATGACGCATTGATCGAGGTGGCGGTGTTGGTGACCGACTCCGAGCTGAACATTCTTGGCGACGGGGTGGATGTTGTCATCAAACCCACGGATGAGGCGCTGGCCCAGATGGGCGATTTTGTCCGTGCCATGCACACCTCCTCGAAGCTCATTGATGAGCTCGCAGGCGGTATCACCATGGCCGAAGCCCAGGGGCAGGTTTTGGAGTACATCAAAAAATATGTCCCCCAGCCGAACAAGGCGCCCCTCGCCGGAAACTCCATCGGCACCGACAAGGTCTTTTTGTCCCGCGACATGCCCGAGCTGGTGGAGCACCTGCACTATCGCGTCATCGACGTCTCCACGATCAAGGAGCTCTCCCGTCGCTGGTTTGCTCGTGCGTACTTCCAGTCACCGCCCAAAACCGGTGGACACCGCGCGCTGGGCGACATCCGGGACAGCATCAACGAACTCAAGTACTATCGTGAAGCAGTGTTTGTGCCTGCACCGGGCCCGGATTCGGCAACAGCTAAAAAAATTGCGGCCAAGCTTTCCCATTAA
- a CDS encoding DNA alkylation repair protein: MRNDAVTPNRLFLAALRPTLSEVALPQEAAAMAAYMKSSMPFLGVSCPTVRKSVRALAKEHPFTGVEQLGATVVQLWAGAEFREERYAAIMLTDSRLARGQMRLLPFYAGVVETGQWWDYVDSVAPRLCELLQAHRDVMDPLLRAWSTHANFWFRRAAIIAQLPAKESTDTGLLHQVIAANLGDTEFFIRKAIGWALRQYAKTDPDWVRDFVTRHGGQLSPLSRREALKHLDG, from the coding sequence ATGAGGAACGACGCCGTTACCCCCAACCGCTTGTTCCTCGCCGCCCTGCGCCCAACCCTCTCCGAGGTGGCCCTTCCGCAGGAGGCTGCGGCAATGGCCGCGTACATGAAGTCGTCCATGCCCTTTCTTGGGGTGTCCTGCCCCACGGTGCGCAAAAGTGTCCGGGCCCTGGCCAAGGAGCACCCTTTTACCGGAGTAGAGCAGCTAGGTGCCACGGTGGTCCAGCTGTGGGCCGGCGCCGAATTTCGGGAAGAGCGCTATGCGGCCATCATGCTCACCGACTCCCGACTGGCACGGGGCCAGATGCGGCTTCTGCCCTTTTACGCCGGGGTGGTGGAGACCGGGCAATGGTGGGACTATGTGGATTCGGTGGCACCGCGGCTGTGCGAACTGTTGCAAGCCCACCGGGACGTCATGGACCCACTGCTGCGCGCGTGGAGCACCCACGCCAACTTTTGGTTCCGCCGGGCAGCGATCATCGCCCAATTGCCGGCGAAGGAATCAACCGACACCGGGCTGCTGCACCAGGTGATTGCGGCGAATCTGGGTGATACGGAGTTCTTCATTCGCAAGGCAATCGGCTGGGCGCTGCGCCAATACGCCAAGACGGACCCGGACTGGGTGCGTGATTTTGTGACCCGCCACGGCGGGCAGCTCAGTCCACTGTCACGGCGCGAGGCGCTCAAACACCTCGACGGATAG
- the def gene encoding peptide deformylase, producing MTIHPVTILGEPVLHRRAEEVKAFDEPLKSLVADMFETMDAAHGVGLAAPQIGVGLRIFTYHMENVDGVPDKGVLVNPTLTVGKISGNAPDPDDEVEGCLSVPGIDFPLKRAEWVRVRGFDADGNPLDFEATGWFARCMQHEYDHLDGKLYVDRLDARFAKKAKRAAKSNGWGVPGLTWMPGVDPDPFGH from the coding sequence ATGACCATCCACCCCGTAACTATTCTGGGCGAGCCGGTGCTCCACCGCCGTGCCGAGGAAGTCAAAGCCTTTGACGAACCACTGAAGTCCCTCGTCGCCGACATGTTTGAGACCATGGATGCCGCCCACGGCGTGGGTTTGGCCGCCCCCCAAATCGGTGTGGGCTTGCGCATCTTCACGTACCACATGGAGAACGTCGACGGCGTCCCGGACAAGGGCGTGCTGGTGAACCCCACGCTGACGGTGGGGAAGATTTCCGGCAACGCCCCGGATCCCGACGACGAGGTGGAAGGCTGCCTCTCCGTCCCCGGCATCGACTTCCCGCTCAAGCGCGCCGAGTGGGTGCGCGTGCGTGGCTTTGACGCCGACGGAAACCCGCTTGATTTTGAGGCCACCGGTTGGTTTGCCCGGTGCATGCAGCACGAATACGACCACCTGGACGGCAAGCTGTACGTCGACAGGCTGGACGCACGGTTCGCCAAGAAGGCCAAGCGGGCCGCCAAAAGCAACGGCTGGGGTGTGCCAGGCCTGACATGGATGCCCGGCGTGGATCCGGACCCGTTCGGCCACTGA
- a CDS encoding glycosyltransferase 87 family protein — translation MVRNRILSPSVLVWFRTPASVWWGFAAVHLFFLAWMMSFIVHGNTFSDTEQYRQWAQLGYNPGDLGDIISPWVYPVLAQIPIFAANVFGPALYLLGWTLIIIVLDAVGLFYLTRGPRAQRGIAPAWFWLFFTIFMGYLSFARVEGITAPIVLIALLFAADRPVVAAVLLSVATWIKVWPAAVVAPLLIASAQRVRVLLAGVAVSAVVAGATVLTGAGSHLFDFAINQGERGMQLEASFSTPWVWLSVLSIGGAQIADNVAINSTEVYGPGADVAAMLMQPLLIIATVAGALLMIWALRRGAEREELLLEGSLLMVTAFIVFNKVGSPQFIIWLAPVVVAGLTHNWDRWKVPATLLMGIAFTTFVIYPLFYTPLIHANPIMAAVLTIRNVLLVTLLVWAVRRTIELGRKASHEKDTLAQPQTPTPR, via the coding sequence ATGGTCCGCAACCGCATCCTCTCCCCCAGTGTCCTGGTCTGGTTCCGTACGCCCGCCAGCGTGTGGTGGGGATTCGCCGCCGTCCACTTGTTCTTCCTGGCCTGGATGATGAGTTTCATTGTCCATGGCAACACTTTTAGCGACACCGAGCAGTACCGGCAATGGGCGCAGCTGGGCTACAACCCAGGGGATCTGGGCGACATCATCAGCCCCTGGGTCTATCCGGTGCTGGCCCAGATCCCGATCTTTGCCGCCAACGTCTTTGGCCCTGCGCTGTACCTGCTGGGCTGGACGTTGATCATCATTGTGCTGGACGCCGTCGGCCTCTTTTACCTGACCCGCGGCCCGCGCGCGCAGCGTGGCATTGCCCCCGCATGGTTTTGGCTGTTCTTCACCATCTTCATGGGGTATCTGAGCTTTGCCCGCGTGGAAGGCATCACCGCTCCCATAGTGCTCATCGCCCTGCTGTTTGCCGCCGACCGTCCCGTGGTCGCCGCTGTCCTGCTTTCGGTGGCGACCTGGATCAAGGTCTGGCCCGCCGCCGTCGTCGCGCCCCTGCTGATTGCCAGCGCCCAGCGCGTCCGCGTGTTGCTGGCCGGCGTGGCTGTCAGCGCCGTCGTGGCCGGGGCAACGGTGCTCACCGGGGCGGGGTCGCACCTGTTCGACTTTGCCATCAACCAGGGCGAGCGCGGCATGCAGCTCGAGGCGAGCTTCTCCACCCCGTGGGTGTGGCTAAGCGTGCTGAGTATTGGTGGCGCGCAGATAGCGGACAACGTGGCGATCAATTCCACCGAGGTGTACGGCCCCGGCGCGGATGTGGCAGCCATGCTGATGCAGCCGCTTCTGATCATCGCCACGGTGGCCGGGGCGCTGCTGATGATCTGGGCTCTGCGACGTGGCGCCGAGCGCGAGGAACTGCTCCTTGAAGGGTCACTGCTTATGGTCACGGCCTTCATCGTTTTCAACAAGGTGGGCTCACCCCAGTTCATCATCTGGCTGGCACCGGTAGTCGTTGCCGGCCTCACCCACAACTGGGACCGCTGGAAGGTTCCGGCCACACTTCTGATGGGGATCGCGTTCACCACCTTCGTGATCTACCCGCTCTTTTACACCCCGCTGATTCATGCGAACCCCATCATGGCCGCGGTGCTCACCATCCGCAACGTGCTGCTGGTGACGCTTCTGGTGTGGGCTGTGCGGCGAACCATCGAACTGGGCCGTAAGGCATCGCACGAGAAGGACACCCTAGCCCAGCCACAGACACCAACACCGAGGTAG
- the map gene encoding type I methionyl aminopeptidase, producing the protein MGKIKTASEIAVMRQAGRVVAQALAAVRNHAAVGVSLRELDTVAATVFADAGAVPAFLNYQPRWAPLPFPGVICASVNDAVVHGIPNGYKLADGDLVSIDAGAFLDGWCGDSAISFTVGEGSAADLALIAATDAALARGIDAARIGNTMGHIGYAIEKQARSAGYGLLADHGGHGIGRAMHEEPPVPNEGRPGRGMKLVEGLVIAIEPMLIAGGNDDYQHDADGWTLRSLKGRRAAHSEHTIAITADGPVILTLP; encoded by the coding sequence ATGGGCAAGATCAAGACAGCAAGCGAAATCGCCGTGATGCGCCAAGCCGGGCGGGTAGTGGCGCAGGCGCTGGCGGCCGTCAGGAACCATGCTGCGGTCGGTGTGAGCTTGCGGGAGCTCGACACCGTTGCCGCCACCGTCTTCGCCGACGCCGGCGCTGTCCCGGCCTTCTTGAACTACCAGCCGCGCTGGGCGCCCCTCCCCTTCCCGGGGGTGATCTGCGCCAGTGTCAACGACGCCGTCGTCCACGGCATCCCCAACGGGTACAAGTTGGCCGACGGCGACCTGGTCAGCATTGACGCCGGAGCCTTCCTGGACGGCTGGTGCGGGGACTCCGCCATCAGCTTCACCGTCGGGGAGGGAAGTGCCGCGGACCTGGCACTCATCGCCGCCACCGACGCCGCGCTGGCCCGGGGCATCGACGCGGCCAGGATCGGCAACACGATGGGGCACATCGGGTACGCCATTGAGAAGCAGGCCCGCAGCGCCGGCTACGGACTGTTGGCCGACCACGGCGGCCACGGCATAGGCCGGGCCATGCACGAGGAGCCGCCCGTCCCCAACGAGGGGCGGCCCGGCAGGGGCATGAAGCTGGTGGAGGGGCTGGTCATCGCCATTGAGCCGATGCTGATTGCCGGCGGTAACGACGACTACCAGCACGACGCCGACGGCTGGACCCTGCGCTCCCTCAAGGGCAGGCGGGCAGCCCACAGCGAGCACACCATTGCTATCACCGCCGACGGGCCCGTGATCCTGACGCTGCCCTAG
- the mptB gene encoding polyprenol phosphomannose-dependent alpha 1,6 mannosyltransferase MptB: protein MTFDGRRHVRKASPRASGDASGELGTAAQQPWIALLQGMLGSMLILAGSLGVGWIANGSPMIRNSLVIALRTDGSGVVVSTIALTLGAMILLRSWLRLGQRLSLWGPGSLKQVVLAVVLWGAPLFVAVPIFSRDVFAYTGQGRLMAEGMNPYTTGISALSNWFMLGTDPSWAENRTPYGPLFLWLSRGVVAITGAQPELSVLFFRLLACVGVALCVIFLPKLAELGGFNGARALWIAVANPLFLISFIASAHNDALMVGLAVCGVYLAATRKPFLAIVLVTASIAVKPITIVLLPFIGLLWAGTAAGWGRRFAGCGATGAISLFLLWLAGIPHNLGFGWTWALLDSIPGYTGYSPSGFVGQLVGSLANAVGLDGGIFENGFRTLLTVGSVGIAGWLVLFGDPQKVLRRLALAFAAVVMLAPIIQPWYILWFLPFLAATGIKNDWQIKVCYVVIGFFVVFGAQDQLFVWNFVDLPMATKALSSWVAIAVVGYLLLIDVHTRKLLFTKGLELAHALPLK, encoded by the coding sequence ATGACTTTTGACGGCCGGAGACACGTGAGGAAAGCCTCGCCCCGCGCATCGGGTGACGCATCGGGTGAACTGGGCACCGCTGCGCAACAGCCTTGGATCGCGTTGTTGCAGGGGATGCTCGGTTCCATGCTGATCTTGGCCGGCTCTCTCGGTGTCGGCTGGATCGCCAATGGCTCCCCGATGATCCGCAACTCGCTGGTCATTGCGCTGCGCACCGACGGGTCCGGGGTGGTGGTTTCGACCATTGCCTTGACGCTAGGGGCCATGATTTTACTGCGTTCCTGGCTGCGTCTGGGCCAGCGGCTCTCGCTGTGGGGGCCGGGCTCCTTGAAGCAAGTGGTCCTGGCGGTGGTGCTCTGGGGTGCGCCGCTGTTTGTGGCCGTGCCGATCTTCTCCCGCGACGTTTTCGCCTATACAGGCCAGGGCCGGTTGATGGCCGAGGGCATGAACCCCTACACCACTGGCATCTCCGCGCTGAGCAACTGGTTCATGTTGGGAACCGACCCGTCGTGGGCTGAAAACCGGACGCCATACGGCCCGCTTTTCCTGTGGCTGTCGCGCGGCGTCGTGGCCATAACCGGCGCCCAACCTGAACTCTCGGTGCTCTTTTTTCGGCTCTTGGCGTGCGTTGGAGTGGCCCTGTGCGTGATCTTTCTCCCAAAACTGGCCGAACTCGGGGGCTTTAACGGGGCCCGTGCCCTTTGGATTGCCGTAGCCAACCCGCTGTTCCTGATCTCCTTCATTGCCAGCGCCCACAATGACGCCCTCATGGTGGGCCTGGCCGTGTGCGGGGTATACCTTGCGGCGACAAGGAAACCGTTCCTCGCCATCGTCCTGGTGACCGCCTCGATCGCGGTCAAACCGATCACCATCGTGCTCCTTCCCTTCATCGGTCTCCTCTGGGCGGGGACTGCTGCCGGGTGGGGCCGGCGGTTCGCGGGCTGTGGGGCAACGGGCGCCATCAGCTTGTTCTTGCTGTGGCTTGCGGGTATCCCGCACAACCTCGGGTTTGGCTGGACCTGGGCGTTGCTGGACTCAATTCCCGGTTACACGGGGTATTCGCCCTCCGGGTTCGTCGGGCAGTTGGTGGGTTCGCTGGCCAACGCGGTGGGCCTTGATGGCGGCATCTTTGAAAACGGCTTCCGCACCCTGCTGACAGTGGGCAGCGTGGGCATCGCAGGGTGGCTGGTCCTCTTTGGTGACCCCCAGAAGGTGTTACGCCGGCTTGCGCTGGCGTTTGCCGCCGTCGTCATGCTGGCACCCATCATCCAGCCTTGGTACATCTTGTGGTTCCTGCCGTTCCTGGCGGCCACTGGGATCAAGAACGACTGGCAGATCAAGGTTTGCTATGTGGTCATTGGGTTCTTTGTGGTGTTCGGAGCCCAAGACCAGCTGTTTGTGTGGAACTTTGTTGACCTGCCCATGGCCACGAAGGCGCTTTCCTCCTGGGTGGCGATCGCCGTTGTTGGCTACCTGCTGCTTATAGACGTCCACACCCGGAAGCTGTTGTTCACCAAGGGCCTTGAACTGGCGCACGCCCTCCCGCTGAAGTAG
- the mptB gene encoding polyprenol phosphomannose-dependent alpha 1,6 mannosyltransferase MptB — MPAKDPAHAGTATSALWQGFAGSVMLLLGSFGVGWLASSSSLIRTQLFIVARTTPVAVITCTVLLCVGALLMLRAWLRLSQHLREWDGSSRPLLLKALTLWAAPMMVALPLFSRDSYAYIGQGRLMQQGLDPYTNGISALSNYFMLGPDTLWTEAPTPYGPVWLWIEQGAVWMANGSPELALVPFRLASLAGVVLLAVYVPRLAELHGFNPNRALWLVVLNPVLLINFIASVHNDSLMLGLVVAGIYYASIKHPVAGILLVTASIAIKPITLIALPFVGLLWAGSQAGWVRKFGMWAATLGISAGVMAAMGVVNGLGFGWLAALQTPGTVWIWYAPVGLFSHVVGFAVTLFGGAGASTTDVIQSIGQVASILLVMALAFFKVSMPPFGGLGPDLPVEHRYGQAVQRRMAWAFAVVVLLAPMIQPWYMLWLLAFFAVTGVKDGLQLRCVLYLSAFFTLIALTDQLSIFQGIPVGVVRAVAISVAVIGAFYIMFWDKKTRVLFMPGRALAQLPHERAQ, encoded by the coding sequence GTGCCAGCCAAGGATCCAGCGCACGCGGGCACCGCCACTTCCGCCCTCTGGCAGGGTTTTGCCGGTTCCGTGATGCTGTTGCTCGGATCCTTTGGGGTCGGCTGGCTGGCCAGCAGTTCCTCGTTGATCCGGACGCAGCTTTTCATTGTGGCCAGAACCACACCAGTAGCGGTCATCACGTGCACCGTGTTGCTGTGTGTTGGCGCATTGCTGATGTTGCGTGCCTGGTTGCGGCTATCCCAGCACTTGCGGGAGTGGGACGGGAGTTCCCGGCCCCTGCTCCTGAAGGCGTTGACGCTCTGGGCTGCGCCGATGATGGTGGCCCTTCCACTTTTTAGCCGTGATTCCTACGCCTACATTGGCCAGGGCCGGCTCATGCAGCAGGGCCTGGACCCTTACACCAACGGCATCTCCGCGTTGAGCAACTACTTCATGTTGGGCCCGGACACGCTCTGGACCGAGGCACCCACACCTTATGGCCCCGTGTGGCTGTGGATCGAGCAGGGCGCCGTGTGGATGGCCAATGGAAGCCCGGAACTGGCGCTGGTTCCGTTCCGCCTTGCCAGCCTGGCCGGTGTGGTGCTTCTGGCCGTCTACGTCCCCAGGCTGGCCGAACTGCACGGCTTCAACCCCAACCGGGCCCTGTGGCTGGTGGTGCTGAACCCTGTGCTGCTGATCAACTTCATTGCCAGCGTCCACAATGACTCCCTGATGCTGGGCCTGGTGGTGGCCGGAATCTACTACGCATCCATCAAGCACCCCGTAGCCGGGATCCTCTTGGTGACAGCATCGATCGCGATCAAGCCCATCACCTTGATCGCCTTGCCTTTTGTGGGCTTGCTGTGGGCTGGCTCGCAGGCCGGCTGGGTGCGAAAGTTTGGTATGTGGGCCGCCACCTTGGGTATTTCCGCCGGTGTCATGGCGGCGATGGGCGTTGTCAACGGGCTGGGCTTCGGCTGGTTGGCTGCGCTGCAAACACCCGGCACCGTCTGGATCTGGTATGCGCCTGTGGGCTTGTTCTCGCACGTTGTCGGCTTTGCCGTGACCCTGTTTGGCGGTGCGGGAGCGTCCACCACAGACGTCATCCAAAGTATCGGCCAAGTCGCCTCGATCCTGCTCGTCATGGCGCTGGCGTTCTTCAAGGTGTCGATGCCACCCTTTGGTGGGCTCGGCCCGGATCTGCCCGTGGAACACAGATACGGGCAGGCCGTGCAGCGCCGGATGGCCTGGGCTTTCGCTGTCGTGGTCCTGCTCGCCCCCATGATCCAGCCGTGGTATATGCTCTGGCTGCTGGCCTTCTTTGCCGTGACAGGGGTCAAAGATGGCCTGCAACTGCGGTGCGTTCTATACTTGAGCGCGTTCTTCACACTGATTGCCCTGACGGACCAGCTGAGTATTTTTCAGGGTATTCCCGTGGGTGTGGTGCGTGCCGTGGCCATCAGCGTGGCGGTGATCGGTGCGTTCTACATCATGTTCTGGGACAAGAAAACGCGGGTGCTGTTCATGCCTGGCCGTGCGCTGGCGCAGCTCCCACACGAAAGGGCCCAATAG
- a CDS encoding type IV toxin-antitoxin system AbiEi family antitoxin domain-containing protein → MNTSAGPSEATFPSTVTGLGTSLRLVSRTNPGQPEEPPVSSADSRLLRLATHLPENEHAWRTRQLRDLGLNADAISLLVHQRILIRARMGCYVRAAYWDRFDGTGQDRLRILLHAHAAVTS, encoded by the coding sequence ATGAACACTTCAGCTGGGCCTAGCGAGGCCACGTTCCCATCCACCGTGACTGGCCTGGGTACCTCGTTGCGGCTGGTTTCCCGCACCAACCCCGGCCAACCCGAAGAACCCCCAGTCTCGTCTGCCGATTCCAGACTGCTTCGCCTGGCAACACACCTGCCGGAGAACGAGCACGCCTGGCGCACCCGCCAACTCAGGGATTTGGGGCTCAACGCGGATGCCATCAGCCTACTGGTGCACCAGCGCATCCTCATCAGGGCCCGCATGGGCTGCTATGTCCGGGCCGCCTACTGGGACAGGTTTGATGGGACGGGTCAGGACCGGTTGAGGATACTGCTGCACGCCCACGCAGCCGTCACCTCCTAG
- a CDS encoding putative protein N(5)-glutamine methyltransferase yields the protein MELLGFLAEDSVVAALRAAGCVYPEDEAAILCEAAGTSEELARMLAHRVAGFPLECIVGWAGFRGLRIAVAAGVFVPRRRTEFLVERAVAVLRSGDRAPGSSPPRLPIVLDLCCGSGAVGAALVHERGALELHAADIDPAAVACAARNLKALKGHAHCGDLFLAIPSRLRGKVDVIVANAPYVPTAEIAFMPAEARLHEPDAALNGGVDGLEIQGRIAAQAPAWLRPGGSLLMETSTRQAAASAGIMVAHGFSVTIAHSEDLDGTVVTGCGPSLAATVHKPRESG from the coding sequence ATGGAGCTACTTGGGTTTTTGGCCGAGGACAGTGTTGTTGCCGCCTTGCGTGCTGCTGGCTGCGTCTACCCGGAGGATGAAGCCGCCATCTTGTGTGAGGCGGCCGGGACCTCGGAGGAACTGGCCCGGATGCTGGCACACCGCGTGGCCGGGTTTCCACTGGAATGCATCGTGGGCTGGGCGGGGTTCCGCGGGCTGCGGATCGCGGTAGCTGCGGGCGTTTTTGTGCCCAGGCGCCGAACCGAGTTCCTGGTGGAGCGGGCCGTGGCCGTCTTGCGCTCCGGGGACCGCGCTCCTGGCAGTTCGCCGCCACGCCTGCCCATTGTCTTGGACCTGTGCTGCGGCAGCGGCGCCGTCGGCGCAGCCCTGGTTCATGAGAGAGGCGCGTTGGAACTGCACGCTGCCGACATTGACCCCGCTGCGGTGGCGTGTGCTGCACGCAACCTCAAAGCACTCAAGGGGCACGCCCATTGTGGTGACTTATTTCTCGCCATCCCTTCAAGACTCAGGGGAAAAGTGGATGTCATCGTGGCAAATGCGCCCTACGTGCCTACAGCTGAAATCGCTTTCATGCCGGCGGAAGCCAGGCTGCATGAACCCGATGCGGCGCTGAACGGCGGAGTCGACGGGCTTGAGATTCAAGGCAGAATTGCCGCACAGGCCCCCGCTTGGTTGCGCCCCGGAGGTTCCTTGCTCATGGAGACCAGCACACGGCAGGCGGCTGCGAGCGCCGGGATCATGGTGGCGCACGGTTTTTCCGTCACCATCGCCCACAGCGAGGACCTGGACGGCACAGTGGTCACGGGGTGTGGACCGTCCCTCGCGGCGACTGTACATAAACCCCGCGAAAGTGGCTAG